In one Streptomyces sp. T12 genomic region, the following are encoded:
- a CDS encoding copper amine oxidase, which translates to MRVNRMSRARKGAAVGLSVAALAAGATTGAGPASAQPKSAPAPAAECSAAYRIEQKLTGGTTWRMCWRYDGKAGLVLENISYQPKGEPKPIKVLNSARLGQIHVPYDDGSVEYDDLTGFGFAQGLMNLAPGECPGGTIKTVKVPEAIQDPNVKGLCTTTRARGHAYRMQGDTANKVYQAQSKDLLVYTVNQVGWYEYMTEWRFQDDGTVTMNVGATGSLSFEDYDAGDGRGWPIGKGDRAKATSHSHNVFWRLDFGLDGSTKNRVEQYDSAVTAPAAGDQAPKTKTTVTKVAKELAGDAKAYRWWRMVSATGKNKDGHARSYEIVPGTSTKYPGRSFTKHDMYVTEYNKCEKFATNNPGCGNGHPKAVDKWVGGQNLTHPIVWMNVGFHHIARDEDQQPMPVHWQGFSIAPRDVTAMNPLTPSELAWQNGHWRPRS; encoded by the coding sequence ATGCGCGTGAACAGAATGAGCCGTGCCCGCAAGGGCGCGGCCGTGGGCCTGTCCGTGGCCGCCTTGGCCGCCGGCGCGACGACCGGCGCGGGACCCGCCTCCGCCCAGCCGAAGAGCGCTCCGGCACCGGCCGCCGAGTGCAGCGCCGCCTACCGCATCGAGCAGAAGCTCACCGGCGGCACGACCTGGCGGATGTGCTGGCGCTACGACGGCAAGGCCGGGCTCGTCCTGGAGAACATCTCCTACCAGCCCAAGGGTGAGCCCAAGCCGATCAAGGTCCTCAACAGCGCGAGGCTCGGCCAGATCCACGTCCCGTACGACGACGGCAGCGTCGAGTACGACGACCTGACGGGCTTCGGCTTCGCCCAGGGCCTGATGAACCTGGCGCCCGGCGAGTGCCCCGGCGGCACCATCAAGACCGTCAAGGTCCCGGAGGCCATACAGGACCCGAACGTCAAGGGCCTGTGCACCACGACCCGCGCGCGGGGGCACGCCTACCGCATGCAGGGCGACACCGCGAACAAGGTCTACCAGGCGCAGAGCAAGGACCTGCTCGTCTACACGGTCAACCAGGTCGGCTGGTACGAGTACATGACGGAGTGGCGCTTCCAGGACGACGGCACGGTCACCATGAACGTCGGCGCGACCGGCAGCCTGTCCTTCGAGGACTACGACGCCGGCGACGGCCGCGGCTGGCCGATCGGCAAGGGCGACCGGGCCAAGGCCACCAGTCACAGCCACAACGTCTTCTGGCGGCTCGACTTCGGTCTGGACGGCTCCACCAAGAACCGTGTCGAGCAGTACGACTCCGCCGTGACCGCGCCCGCCGCCGGTGACCAGGCCCCGAAGACCAAGACCACCGTCACCAAGGTCGCCAAGGAACTCGCCGGCGACGCCAAGGCCTACCGCTGGTGGCGCATGGTCAGCGCGACCGGCAAGAACAAGGACGGCCACGCGCGCTCGTACGAGATCGTCCCCGGCACCAGCACCAAGTACCCGGGCCGCAGCTTCACCAAGCACGACATGTACGTCACCGAGTACAACAAGTGCGAGAAGTTCGCCACGAACAACCCCGGTTGCGGCAACGGCCACCCCAAGGCGGTCGACAAGTGGGTCGGTGGCCAGAACCTCACGCACCCGATCGTCTGGATGAACGTGGGCTTCCACCACATCGCCCGGGACGAGGACCAGCAGCCCATGCCGGTCCACTGGCAGGGATTCTCCATCGCCCCGCGCGACGTGACGGCTATGAATCCGCTCACTCCGAGCGAGCTCGCCTGGCAGAACGGGCACTGGCGGCCCCGTAGTTGA
- a CDS encoding SAV2148 family HEPN domain-containing protein has product MGSGGLELPPGDEGHEGNSTDVPPGAVSLARPMETNSIGPELDWDTDAWREVRTRAQRAGRAYIWLNLVEQRLRAVVAAVLRPIYEPVHGDDWVVAAAGPAGQEWVQRAVAVREVSRRKGYLLDPADDNVLSFLTLPQLRELMVQHWPCFEPYIDDRRDVELVLDELEVTRNVVSRNRALSEAVLNQAERASARLLEILGTGGDVPSARRLPVDAVEDLVGDRYADVVAVHPDRVRLLRQFPAEDIFGGARRLDAIGIGLNLLVQNFSGRRLVRLAESGCRTRLLFLNPASSAVKRRERELGIKRGELSRAVEMNILHMRRVRSRLRDPGAFEIQVFDETPRFTAYLVDGDGSDGIAIVQSYLRRTRGLEAPALVLRNGSRVVKSEEIDPSGLFPTYREEFELMWADSRPVS; this is encoded by the coding sequence GTGGGCTCGGGAGGGCTGGAGTTGCCCCCTGGTGACGAGGGTCACGAGGGGAACTCCACAGACGTCCCGCCCGGCGCGGTGTCCCTGGCCAGGCCGATGGAGACCAACTCCATCGGCCCGGAGCTGGACTGGGACACCGACGCCTGGCGCGAGGTGCGTACACGCGCCCAGCGCGCCGGCCGGGCCTACATCTGGCTGAACCTCGTCGAACAGCGGCTGCGCGCGGTCGTGGCCGCCGTTCTGCGCCCCATCTACGAACCCGTCCACGGCGACGACTGGGTCGTCGCGGCCGCCGGACCGGCCGGCCAGGAGTGGGTCCAGCGCGCGGTCGCCGTACGCGAAGTCAGCCGCCGCAAGGGCTACCTGCTCGACCCGGCCGACGACAACGTCCTCAGCTTCCTCACGCTGCCGCAGCTGCGCGAGCTGATGGTGCAGCACTGGCCGTGCTTCGAGCCGTACATCGACGACCGCCGGGACGTCGAACTCGTCCTGGACGAACTGGAAGTGACCCGGAACGTCGTCTCGCGCAACCGCGCCCTGTCCGAGGCGGTTCTGAACCAGGCCGAGCGGGCCTCGGCACGCCTGCTCGAGATCCTCGGCACGGGCGGCGACGTACCGTCCGCGCGCCGGCTGCCCGTGGACGCGGTCGAGGACCTGGTCGGCGACCGGTACGCCGACGTGGTCGCCGTACACCCCGACCGGGTACGGCTGCTGCGCCAGTTCCCGGCCGAGGACATCTTCGGCGGCGCCCGTAGGCTCGACGCCATCGGCATCGGCCTCAACCTGCTCGTGCAGAACTTCTCCGGGCGACGCCTGGTGCGGCTCGCCGAGTCCGGCTGCCGGACGCGGCTGCTGTTCCTGAACCCGGCCTCCAGCGCGGTGAAGCGGCGCGAGCGCGAACTCGGCATCAAGCGGGGCGAGTTGAGCCGCGCGGTCGAGATGAACATCCTGCACATGCGCCGGGTGCGGTCCCGGCTGCGGGACCCGGGTGCCTTCGAGATCCAGGTCTTCGACGAGACGCCCCGCTTCACGGCGTACCTCGTGGACGGCGATGGCTCCGACGGCATCGCGATCGTGCAGTCCTATCTGCGGCGCACGCGAGGGCTGGAGGCACCGGCCCTGGTGCTGCGCAACGGCAGCAGGGTGGTCAAGTCGGAAGAGATCGACCCAAGTGGGCTTTTCCCGACGTACCGCGAGGAGTTCGAGCTCATGTGGGCGGATTCGCGGCCAGTGTCCTGA
- a CDS encoding 3'-5' exonuclease, protein MGWHRELLIGFDLETTGTDPREARIVTGAVIEVRDGQTLGHKEWLADPGVEIPADAVAVHGISNERATAEGRPADQVADAIADVLVTYWKTGVPVVAYNAAFDLSLLSAELRRYQLPSLRDRLGGQDPAPVIDPYTIDRWADRYRRGKRNLEAVCREYGISLDSAHDASADALAAARLACAIATRHPKIAALGPAELHRRQIEWYAEWAADFQNFLRRKGDATAVVDGTWPLREPAGETVSGETV, encoded by the coding sequence ATGGGCTGGCACCGGGAGCTGCTGATCGGCTTCGACCTGGAGACGACCGGGACCGATCCGCGCGAGGCGCGCATCGTCACGGGGGCCGTGATCGAGGTCAGGGACGGGCAGACCCTAGGGCACAAGGAGTGGCTGGCGGATCCGGGCGTGGAGATCCCGGCGGACGCGGTCGCGGTCCACGGCATCAGCAATGAGCGTGCGACCGCCGAGGGCCGCCCGGCCGACCAGGTGGCGGACGCCATCGCCGACGTCCTCGTGACGTACTGGAAGACGGGCGTACCGGTCGTCGCCTACAACGCGGCCTTCGACCTGAGCCTGCTCTCCGCCGAACTGCGGCGGTACCAACTGCCGTCCCTGCGCGACCGCCTGGGCGGCCAGGATCCCGCCCCGGTCATCGACCCGTACACCATCGACCGCTGGGCCGACCGCTACCGCCGCGGCAAGCGCAACCTCGAAGCGGTCTGCCGGGAGTACGGCATCTCGCTCGACTCCGCGCACGACGCCTCCGCCGACGCCCTCGCCGCGGCCCGGCTGGCCTGCGCGATAGCCACCCGCCACCCCAAGATCGCGGCCCTCGGCCCGGCGGAGCTGCACCGCCGCCAGATCGAGTGGTACGCCGAGTGGGCGGCGGACTTCCAGAACTTCCTGCGCCGCAAGGGCGACGCGACAGCGGTGGTCGACGGGACGTGGCCGCTGAGGGAGCCGGCGGGGGAGACGGTGTCGGGCGAGACGGTCTGA
- a CDS encoding YbaK/EbsC family protein: MPDHTYDDHSYDDRTYDLGTPDDRPQHDTYDHLISLLDNSCVDYRLIDHEPEGATEAVCALRGHPASEAAKCIVLRVKVDRRTTRHVLAVVPGDRRVDLDAVRALFAARYVGFSEPETAERLARAVPGTVLPFSFDPALELVADPDVVAQPKLYFNAARLDRSLLISGADYERLAKPRIERIAALASV; this comes from the coding sequence ATGCCCGACCACACCTACGACGACCACAGCTACGACGACCGCACCTACGACCTCGGCACCCCCGACGACCGCCCCCAGCACGACACTTACGACCACCTGATCTCCCTGCTCGACAACTCCTGCGTCGACTACCGCCTCATCGACCACGAGCCCGAGGGCGCCACCGAGGCCGTCTGCGCGCTGCGCGGGCACCCGGCCTCCGAGGCCGCGAAGTGCATCGTGCTGCGGGTCAAGGTGGACCGCCGCACCACGCGTCACGTCCTCGCGGTCGTCCCCGGAGACCGACGAGTGGACCTGGACGCCGTCCGGGCGCTGTTCGCCGCTCGCTACGTCGGCTTCAGCGAGCCGGAGACGGCCGAGCGGCTGGCCCGCGCCGTCCCCGGCACCGTCCTGCCGTTCAGCTTCGATCCCGCCCTCGAACTGGTCGCCGATCCGGACGTCGTGGCCCAGCCGAAGCTGTACTTCAACGCGGCCCGGCTCGACCGCTCGCTGCTCATCTCGGGCGCCGACTACGAGCGGCTGGCCAAGCCCCGGATCGAACGCATCGCGGCGCTCGCGTCGGTGTGA
- a CDS encoding DMT family transporter, with the protein MSDVRRTDAVLLLVALVWGSSYLSAQTATAALPVLLVLFARYALSALTCLGVVASRRRGARRWTRDELRAGVPLGVTQAAVLLVETYGVAHTSAANAGLIISLTIVLTPLLDRGGHRGALPGSFFAATGVCVLAVGLLMSGNGFHAPRLGDLLMLGAALIRAGHVALVGRFTTGRAIRPLHLTTVQTLVGTVLFLPAAAHELPTLAHAAPATWAQLVYLALFCSVFAFLAQTWAVQRTSASRASLLLGTEPVWAVAVGIALGGEHLTALTGLGAALMLAGTYWGQAVERAHRSAPEPRRPSPHTSAHLLAGDPADRAPADRDSADKDSACPTTPTTTTATTTAPTTSAPPTTAPSTTLTTT; encoded by the coding sequence GTGTCCGACGTCCGCCGTACCGATGCGGTACTCCTCCTTGTCGCCCTCGTCTGGGGTTCCAGCTATCTCTCGGCCCAGACGGCCACGGCCGCGCTCCCCGTCCTGCTGGTGCTGTTCGCCCGCTACGCCCTCTCCGCGCTCACCTGCCTCGGTGTCGTCGCCTCCCGCAGGCGCGGGGCGCGCCGGTGGACACGTGACGAACTGCGGGCCGGTGTGCCCCTGGGCGTGACCCAGGCCGCGGTCCTGCTCGTGGAGACGTACGGCGTCGCCCACACCAGCGCCGCCAACGCCGGGCTCATCATCAGTCTGACCATCGTCCTCACCCCGCTCCTCGACCGCGGCGGCCACCGCGGCGCGCTGCCCGGCTCCTTCTTCGCCGCGACCGGCGTGTGCGTCCTGGCCGTCGGGCTGCTGATGTCCGGCAACGGCTTCCACGCGCCCCGCCTCGGCGACCTGCTGATGCTCGGCGCCGCACTGATCCGGGCCGGGCATGTCGCGCTGGTCGGCCGCTTCACCACCGGGCGCGCGATCCGCCCCCTGCACCTGACCACCGTGCAGACCCTCGTCGGCACGGTCCTGTTCCTGCCGGCCGCCGCCCACGAGCTGCCGACGCTTGCTCACGCGGCCCCGGCCACCTGGGCCCAGCTGGTCTATCTCGCCCTGTTCTGCAGTGTCTTCGCCTTCCTCGCCCAGACCTGGGCCGTACAGCGCACCTCCGCCAGCCGGGCCAGTCTGCTGCTGGGCACGGAGCCGGTCTGGGCCGTCGCGGTGGGCATCGCGCTCGGCGGTGAGCACCTCACCGCGCTCACCGGTCTCGGGGCGGCCCTCATGCTCGCCGGCACGTACTGGGGGCAGGCGGTGGAACGGGCGCACCGAAGCGCGCCGGAACCCCGACGCCCCTCACCCCACACCTCGGCCCACCTCCTCGCCGGGGACCCCGCAGACAGGGCCCCGGCAGACAGGGACTCCGCAGACAAGGACTCCGCATGCCCGACCACACCTACGACGACCACAGCTACGACGACCGCACCTACGACCTCGGCACCCCCGACGACCGCCCCCAGCACGACACTTACGACCACCTGA
- a CDS encoding LysR family transcriptional regulator: protein MDERQLRILRELGELGSVTAVAEALLVTPSAISQQLRLLQRAIPVPLTERQGRRLVLTDAGQALAGAAVEVETALARARHTVEEFVERPDGEVSVAAFHSAASALFPPLIRALTGPGKPVPMLADEDVPQEDFPRLTREYDIVLAHRLDHAPPWPDTVTATTLLREPLDVAMPVGHPLTAKRRVTPRDVAGEQWITVHDGFPVLAVIEAIAAAAGRRLHLAHRINEFAVVAEAVAAGGGVALMPRWTMRPHPALVLRPLSGVQARRHIDALYRPERTARSAVRAVLAELGRAARSVQRRETAGTVTP, encoded by the coding sequence ATGGACGAACGGCAGCTGAGGATCCTGCGGGAGCTCGGCGAACTCGGCAGTGTCACGGCGGTCGCCGAGGCGCTGCTGGTGACTCCGTCGGCGATCTCCCAGCAGCTACGGCTGCTGCAGCGCGCGATCCCGGTGCCGCTCACCGAACGCCAGGGGCGCCGGCTGGTGCTCACCGACGCCGGACAGGCGCTGGCGGGAGCGGCCGTCGAGGTGGAGACGGCACTGGCGCGGGCGCGGCACACGGTCGAGGAGTTCGTCGAGCGGCCGGACGGGGAGGTGTCGGTGGCGGCGTTCCACAGCGCGGCCTCGGCGCTCTTCCCGCCGCTGATCCGCGCGCTGACCGGGCCGGGCAAGCCGGTGCCGATGCTGGCCGACGAGGACGTACCGCAGGAGGACTTCCCCCGGCTCACCCGGGAGTACGACATCGTCCTGGCCCACCGTCTGGACCATGCCCCGCCGTGGCCGGACACGGTGACCGCGACGACGTTGCTGCGCGAGCCGCTGGACGTGGCGATGCCCGTCGGTCACCCGCTCACCGCCAAGCGCCGCGTCACCCCACGCGATGTGGCCGGGGAGCAGTGGATCACCGTGCACGACGGCTTCCCGGTCCTGGCGGTCATCGAAGCCATCGCCGCCGCGGCCGGACGCCGACTGCATCTGGCCCACCGGATCAACGAGTTCGCCGTGGTGGCCGAAGCCGTCGCGGCCGGCGGGGGCGTGGCCCTGATGCCGCGCTGGACGATGCGCCCGCATCCGGCGCTGGTCCTGCGGCCGCTGAGCGGAGTGCAGGCGCGACGCCATATCGACGCCCTGTACCGCCCCGAGCGCACAGCCAGGTCGGCGGTCCGTGCCGTACTGGCCGAGCTGGGCCGAGCCGCGCGCAGTGTCCAGAGACGAGAAACCGCCGGCACGGTGACGCCCTGA
- a CDS encoding S8 family serine peptidase, producing the protein MVAYDVSGVSGRWGERSGTRLRLLVEVPEAGRRTVTDLRQHVAERLGGDANGAPWRVELLFPAVQDPELGRFLQVSGSAVATPSYPLQKLAYDLARRLDRDAPYRSEPDLATGVYRLAPPSGGRTPVAATTVRAADTSVPSWALDNIRAPAAWQLPPGPGGAARGAGVRIGHPDTGYVLHPDLEVDALDLFSDRDFVDGDHDARDPLVKRWWFPFDTPGHGTHTASVIASRDRGQMCGVAPEATLVPIRTITSVVQVFDGDVAKAVLHAVQAGCQVISLSLGGLGFSGLRTAIRHAVSRGTIVVAAAGQHVGFVVAPAVYPECVAAAASTAADTPWSGSSHGPAVDICAPGEHIWVAEVDAGTRPPTFRVSNKDHDGTSYAAAHLAGVAALWVAHHGHSALTARYGAGLVQSVFLHLLATAGRRRPGGWDTGAWGAGIIDAEALLSAPLPATAPTVRRFTLDADLPEGMGPLALILPELGPDEIEERLAGLTRRSRSAQPVTCTAHGTELARLLGENPTLRSRFVEEKPDAAAGLLLHEIGWAGSWSLVDAVGCAGGPGRWA; encoded by the coding sequence ATGGTTGCGTATGACGTGTCCGGTGTGTCCGGACGGTGGGGAGAACGCAGCGGAACCAGGCTGCGGCTACTGGTCGAGGTGCCCGAGGCGGGTCGTCGTACGGTCACGGACCTCAGGCAGCACGTCGCCGAACGGCTCGGCGGCGATGCGAACGGTGCGCCGTGGCGCGTCGAGCTCTTGTTCCCTGCCGTGCAGGACCCGGAGTTGGGACGGTTCCTGCAGGTGAGCGGCAGCGCCGTCGCGACGCCGTCATACCCCCTGCAAAAACTCGCCTACGACCTGGCCCGGCGGCTCGACCGCGACGCCCCGTACCGGTCCGAGCCCGACCTGGCGACAGGCGTCTACCGGCTCGCCCCGCCTTCGGGCGGCCGCACGCCCGTCGCCGCGACCACCGTTCGGGCGGCGGACACTTCCGTCCCCTCCTGGGCCCTGGACAACATCCGCGCCCCTGCCGCCTGGCAACTGCCGCCCGGCCCTGGGGGCGCAGCCCGGGGAGCAGGCGTCCGTATCGGGCATCCGGACACCGGATACGTGCTCCATCCGGATCTGGAGGTCGACGCCCTCGACCTGTTCAGTGACCGCGATTTCGTGGACGGCGACCACGACGCGCGGGACCCGCTCGTCAAACGCTGGTGGTTCCCCTTCGACACACCCGGTCACGGCACCCATACCGCGAGCGTGATCGCGAGCCGTGACCGCGGGCAGATGTGCGGCGTGGCCCCTGAGGCGACGCTCGTGCCGATCCGCACCATCACCAGCGTCGTCCAGGTGTTCGACGGTGATGTCGCCAAGGCGGTCCTGCACGCCGTGCAGGCCGGATGCCAGGTCATCTCGCTGAGCCTGGGCGGGCTCGGCTTCAGCGGTCTGCGCACCGCGATCCGGCACGCGGTGTCACGGGGCACGATCGTCGTCGCGGCAGCGGGGCAGCACGTGGGCTTCGTAGTCGCCCCCGCCGTGTATCCGGAGTGCGTGGCCGCCGCGGCGAGCACCGCCGCAGACACACCCTGGAGCGGGTCATCGCACGGTCCCGCGGTCGACATCTGCGCCCCGGGCGAGCACATCTGGGTGGCCGAGGTGGATGCCGGAACGCGACCGCCGACCTTCCGCGTGAGCAACAAGGACCACGACGGCACCTCGTACGCAGCCGCTCACCTGGCGGGTGTGGCCGCCCTGTGGGTCGCGCACCACGGGCACTCCGCGCTGACGGCGCGATACGGGGCCGGTCTCGTCCAGAGCGTGTTCCTGCACCTGCTCGCCACGGCGGGCCGGCGCCGGCCCGGCGGCTGGGACACCGGCGCATGGGGCGCCGGCATCATCGATGCCGAAGCCCTCCTGAGCGCGCCCCTGCCCGCCACCGCGCCGACCGTGCGGCGTTTCACGCTGGATGCCGATCTGCCCGAGGGGATGGGGCCGCTGGCCCTCATCCTGCCCGAGCTCGGGCCCGACGAGATCGAGGAACGGCTCGCCGGACTCACGCGGCGAAGCCGGTCGGCCCAACCGGTCACCTGCACCGCCCACGGAACCGAACTCGCCCGTCTGCTGGGCGAGAACCCGACCTTGCGTTCCCGCTTCGTCGAGGAGAAGCCCGACGCCGCTGCCGGACTGCTGCTGCACGAGATCGGCTGGGCCGGTTCATGGTCCCTGGTCGACGCGGTGGGATGCGCCGGCGGACCCGGCCGCTGGGCGTAG
- a CDS encoding DUF3892 domain-containing protein, whose protein sequence is MTFDVHGGYDQCVFLDQALASMLAGASFGLDAFPPRQIDKEQVRGTVTLTPAFRYLYFTTEPEAPLRPWAAAGAPLEQRARPWPLEDRAETDTVTLVVELAASIQLTAYRIGADWVDLQSRFDAEPDPGARQRLMDRWCIPLRGYLRITDRIEPRRLIVRTERDDPSVTKEAWCAVIDFRPEARRGHPLVRVWLDRYFTFRDVTEATAAIRLMDPELANLTAQLAAEVLPSLADLTDWRMPEPGLVPLSVTPLEGKAADPKNLVVRTQAQPSMSFRTSHLCLLNRISGTEGNPEFAGRALTVAPGDLQIAVAHRYLLQDQIVGALGGANIEGLTAKSFTEDFPLRLLSPVKLRPIKGATPVIERMAVYVDDSATVRISLALDVSHALFGASATADVALTFDPTTTTSKGTPVLRLATAVTADVNVYRVDVAWWVKVLGGGAVITGVLDLVLRKVFRDQLLGGLTNALTAPQEPTEVAIPGGVDFTVAGFSLNQSAAEEDPAVDDLPATRRHDLVITLSAVRLPGTLDIACTKKDSADPGTRLDAVGGLLPNGRPWAMSIDEAVAAARSGTVFTSVAPGGSRAAVRIVQPAGRPAFLQTVADANPANNLFALPDCP, encoded by the coding sequence ATGACCTTCGACGTGCACGGCGGTTACGACCAGTGCGTGTTCCTGGACCAGGCCCTGGCCTCGATGCTTGCGGGGGCGTCCTTCGGCCTGGACGCGTTCCCTCCCCGGCAGATCGACAAGGAACAGGTACGCGGCACCGTCACCCTCACCCCCGCCTTCCGCTACCTGTACTTCACCACCGAGCCCGAGGCACCGTTGCGCCCGTGGGCTGCCGCCGGTGCGCCCTTGGAGCAACGGGCCCGCCCCTGGCCGCTCGAGGATCGCGCCGAGACGGACACCGTGACCCTGGTCGTCGAATTGGCCGCGAGCATTCAGCTGACGGCCTATCGGATCGGCGCCGACTGGGTCGACCTGCAGAGCCGCTTCGACGCGGAGCCCGACCCCGGCGCACGACAGCGGCTGATGGACCGCTGGTGCATCCCGCTGCGCGGGTACCTGCGGATCACGGACCGGATCGAACCTCGCCGCCTGATCGTCAGGACCGAGCGCGACGACCCGTCCGTCACCAAGGAAGCCTGGTGCGCGGTGATCGACTTCCGGCCGGAGGCACGGCGCGGCCATCCGCTCGTCCGCGTATGGCTCGACCGGTACTTCACGTTCCGCGACGTCACCGAGGCGACCGCCGCGATCCGTCTCATGGACCCGGAACTCGCCAACCTCACCGCCCAGCTTGCCGCGGAAGTCCTGCCGAGCCTCGCGGATCTCACCGACTGGCGGATGCCGGAACCCGGACTCGTTCCGCTCTCCGTGACTCCGCTCGAAGGCAAAGCCGCCGACCCCAAGAACCTGGTCGTGCGCACCCAGGCGCAGCCCTCGATGAGTTTCCGCACCAGCCACCTGTGTCTGCTCAACCGCATCAGCGGCACCGAAGGCAACCCGGAGTTCGCCGGACGGGCCCTGACCGTGGCCCCCGGCGACCTGCAGATCGCCGTCGCACACCGCTACTTGCTGCAGGACCAGATCGTCGGCGCGCTCGGCGGCGCCAACATCGAGGGCCTGACCGCCAAGAGCTTCACCGAGGACTTTCCGCTGCGCCTGCTCAGCCCGGTGAAACTGCGGCCGATCAAGGGGGCCACCCCCGTCATCGAGCGCATGGCGGTGTACGTCGACGACAGCGCGACCGTGCGCATCTCGCTGGCACTGGACGTGAGCCATGCGCTCTTCGGGGCGTCGGCGACGGCCGACGTGGCGCTCACCTTCGACCCGACCACGACCACGAGCAAAGGCACCCCGGTGCTCCGCCTCGCCACGGCCGTCACGGCGGACGTCAACGTGTACCGCGTGGACGTCGCCTGGTGGGTGAAGGTGCTGGGCGGGGGCGCTGTGATCACCGGTGTGCTCGACCTGGTGTTGCGGAAGGTCTTCCGCGACCAGTTACTGGGCGGCCTCACGAACGCCCTCACCGCCCCGCAGGAGCCCACCGAGGTCGCCATCCCGGGAGGCGTCGACTTCACCGTCGCCGGGTTCTCGCTCAACCAGTCGGCCGCGGAGGAGGACCCGGCGGTCGACGACCTGCCTGCCACCCGACGGCACGACCTGGTGATCACGCTCTCCGCGGTCCGTCTGCCTGGGACGCTGGACATCGCGTGCACCAAGAAGGACTCCGCTGATCCCGGGACCCGACTGGACGCCGTGGGAGGGCTGTTGCCCAACGGTCGGCCGTGGGCGATGAGCATCGACGAGGCGGTCGCCGCGGCCAGGTCCGGAACCGTCTTCACGTCGGTGGCCCCGGGCGGCTCACGGGCAGCCGTCCGGATCGTCCAGCCCGCGGGCCGCCCGGCCTTCCTGCAGACCGTCGCGGACGCGAACCCCGCCAACAACCTGTTCGCTCTGCCGGACTGCCCCTGA
- a CDS encoding phosphotransferase enzyme family protein translates to MDEARARDVLAAAGVVPVPARDARLLALGENAVFAAGDLVVKVGRDAELLDRAGRELDIALWLAEADVPAVRAAEPKALLVEGHPVTVWHRLPDPVRPAEPRDLAELLRVVHALPAPSFELPPRELLGGVERWLRLAGDAIDPADAAYLRERRDGFAAAAAGLTPRLTPGPIHGDALPRNVHVGPDGPVLVDLETFSADLREHDLVVMALSRDRYGLAAAAYDSFVAAYGWDVREWEGCSVLRGARETASCAWVAQHAPSNPKALAEFERRVASLREGDESVRWYSF, encoded by the coding sequence ATGGACGAGGCACGGGCGCGGGACGTACTGGCCGCGGCGGGGGTGGTGCCCGTCCCGGCGCGGGACGCGCGACTGCTCGCCCTGGGCGAGAACGCGGTGTTCGCGGCCGGTGACCTGGTCGTCAAGGTGGGCCGCGACGCCGAACTCCTGGACCGGGCGGGGCGCGAACTGGACATCGCGCTGTGGCTGGCCGAGGCGGACGTGCCGGCGGTGCGCGCCGCCGAGCCCAAGGCGCTGCTGGTGGAGGGGCACCCGGTGACCGTGTGGCACCGGCTGCCCGATCCGGTACGGCCCGCAGAGCCACGGGATTTGGCCGAACTGCTACGTGTCGTGCACGCGTTGCCGGCGCCTTCCTTCGAGCTGCCGCCCCGTGAGTTGCTGGGTGGCGTGGAGCGGTGGCTGCGGCTGGCGGGCGATGCGATCGATCCGGCCGACGCGGCGTATCTGCGGGAGCGGCGGGACGGGTTCGCCGCGGCTGCGGCGGGGCTGACACCCCGGTTGACGCCGGGGCCCATTCACGGGGACGCGCTTCCTCGGAACGTCCACGTGGGGCCCGACGGCCCTGTGCTTGTCGACCTGGAGACCTTCTCCGCGGACCTGCGGGAGCACGACCTGGTAGTCATGGCCCTGTCCCGGGACCGGTACGGGCTGGCTGCGGCGGCTTACGACTCGTTCGTGGCGGCGTACGGCTGGGATGTACGGGAGTGGGAGGGCTGCTCGGTGCTGCGGGGGGCTCGGGAGACCGCCAGTTGTGCGTGGGTGGCTCAGCATGCGCCGAGCAATCCGAAGGCGTTGGCGGAGTTCGAGCGGCGGGTGGCGTCTCTGCGGGAGGGGGACGAGTCGGTGCGGTGGTATTCGTTCTGA